The Naumovozyma dairenensis CBS 421 chromosome 3, complete genome genome has a window encoding:
- the LHS1 gene encoding Hsp70 family chaperone LHS1 (similar to Saccharomyces cerevisiae LHS1 (YKL073W); ancestral locus Anc_2.618), whose translation MKLLSRQCSLLSITLMLVTLVTTISAAVIGIDYGQQNIKAMVISPQAPLEIVLTPEAKRKDISGLAIKKLPDGIERIYGSAVGSLATRFPQNTLLNLKPLLGKSIANEPTVLNYLKEHPGVNITATSTGRNSLSFVVDGVEYPLEEIVAMNLEEIVDRANVLLKEKDARTNDNVDMMAITVPGYFYQAQRNALLDVSSLVSGISKTSLINDGLSIAINFAIKKRDFELDKAEYYIVYDMGSGSTKATLVSILKSSNESEPLRIELGGYGYRSHLGGSTFTLEVATLIENNFLAQHPKIRTETLHANPKAIAKINQAAEKAKLILSANTEAFVSIESLIDDIDFKTTVTRQELEDISEDHLAEIIEPIQEALDNQLWDNNVTMKNLSGVILHGGSTRVPLVQRQLIDFVGEDNILRNVNADESAVNGVVLRGVQQFDAFKTRPLDIIERSISDYSIKVSSSSSQATNKIFPKGSIFPATITMELHSINDTTMAPFSIDLYENGKILSNVTVDVSNAEDSFSNNKCKHGVSYNGTFSLSSDRVFKLEKVEAICLNSLSKTDEEETDGGIMNKLFKHKPKNETAAETTKKPKYNKTIKLITTSTDINVKPLSPSEKYNIIRNIKDLGEFDRQRFQLQESKNLLESSLYSARNFLEEDDVIKNGPKAQVDKLSQLVSGTLEWLEEDSDHATKKQIDKKLGEINSLKDRVELYIKTSKEPLDSNQFSDILDKAALVYKDVSDQQKMLELNLKALEKKISSSLLNVTDEFYKIRLPISMNRTLANIETLFSKFNKTVAAIEDLVDLDSFEEMGREQLYELKLKFDNVHPKIQEKLAALRTSYEYRFNELNSLHQRKLRAQKRKEEKAKRQLEKKLANATETIQGESSSTLTSTETAKVTKESTTTILSTDMTSKTTTVKSSSDSSSSSSSLSPSPASPNLSYKTKRKPGKKANGKKSRSSKSSSSSTIMHDEL comes from the coding sequence ATGAAACTTCTGTCGAGACAATGTTCCTTATTGTCTATAACATTGATGTTAGTCACCCTAGTGACGACCATTTCAGCTGCAGTCATCGGTATTGATTATGGTCAACAAAACATCAAAGCAATGGTCATCTCACCACAAGCTCCACTAGAAATTGTCTTAACCCCAGAAGCCAAACGTAAAGATATATCTGGGCTGGCAATTAAGAAACTTCCTGATggtattgaaagaatttatGGATCTGCAGTCGGATCATTGGCTACTAGATTCCCTCAAAATACGTTACTTAATTTGAAACCATTGTTAGGAAAGTCCATTGCTAATGAACCCACTGTTTTGAATTACTTAAAAGAACATCCTGGCGTCAATATCACTGCTACCAGCACTGGGAGAAATAGTCTGTCCTTTGTGGTGGATGGTGTTGAGTATCcattagaagaaattgtCGCAATGAACcttgaagaaattgtaGATAGAGCAAATGTCctattgaaagaaaaagatgcTAGAACAAATGACAATGTCGACATGATGGCCATCACGGTCCCAGGGTATTTTTACCAAGCTCAACGTAATGCTTTGCTCGACGTTAGTAGTTTAGTTTCTGGTATCTCTAAaacttctttaataaatgatgGACTTTCCATTGCCATCAATTTTGccataaagaaaagagattTTGAACTTGATAAGGCTGAATATTACATTGTTTACGATATGGGCAGTGGCTCCACAAAGGCTACTTTGGTATCTATCTTGAAATCATCTAATGAAAGCGAACCATTAAGAATTGAGTTAGGTGGGTATGGTTACAGATCTCATCTAGGTGGATCCACTTTCACTTTAGAAGTGGCCACtttgattgaaaataaCTTCTTAGCTCAACATCCAAAGATTAGAACTGAAACATTGCATGCAAATCCAAAGGCAATTGCCAAAATAAATCAAGCTGCTGAAAAGGCAAAACTAATACTAAGTGCAAATACTGAAGCCTTCGTCTCCATTGAATCATTGATTGACGACATCGATTTCAAAACTACTGTCACTAGacaagaattagaagacATTTCGGAAGATCATTTAGCAGAAATCATTGAACCAATTCAAGAGGCGTTAGATAACCAACTATGGGATAACAATGTTAccatgaaaaatttatctgGTGTAATCTTACATGGTGGTTCTACACGTGTTCCTCTTGTTCAAAGACAGTTAATCGACTTTGTAGGTGAGGATAATATTCTTAGAAATGTTAACGCAGATGAATCAGCAGTAAATGGTGTTGTATTAAGAGGTGTCCAACAATTTGACGCTTTTAAAACTAGGCCGttagatattattgaaCGTTCCATTTCGGATTATAGTATAAaagtttcttcatcttcctctCAGGCCACTAACAAGATTTTCCCTAAAGGTTCTATATTTCCAGCTACTATAACAATGGAACTACATTCAATAAATGACACCACTATGGCTCCATTCTCTATTGATCTATATGAGAATGGGAAAATATTAAGCAATGTAACAGTGGATGTATCAAATGCTGAAGACTCCTTCTCAAACAATAAATGTAAACATGGTGTTTCATACAATGGAACATTTTCCTTGTCATCAGATCGTGTatttaaattggaaaaagtGGAAGCTATCTGTCTTAATTCATTAAGTAAaactgatgaagaagaaacagaCGGTGGGATAATGAACAAGCTTTTCAAACATAAACCTAAGAATGAAACAGCTGCTGAAACGACAAAGAAGCCAAAATACAATAAGACAATAAAGTTAATAACCACGTCTACTGATATCAATGTCAAACCTTTATCTCCAtcagaaaaatataatattattagaaatattaaagatCTAGGTGAATTTGATAGACAAAGGTTCCAACTACAAGAAtctaaaaatttattggaaAGTTCTTTGTATAGTGCAAGAAACTTCcttgaagaagatgatgttATCAAGAATGGTCCAAAGGCTCAAGTCGATAAACTTTCTCAATTAGTCTCTGGCACTTTAGAATGGCTGGAAGAAGATTCCGATCATGCCACCAAGAAACAAATCGATAAGAAACTAGGTGAgattaattctttgaaagaCAGAGTcgaattatatataaagacATCCAAAGAACCGTTGGACTCAAATCAATTTTCAGATATCTTAGACAAAGCGGCTTTGGTCTATAAAGATGTTAGTGATCAACAAAAGATGCTTGAATTGAATCTAAAAgcattagaaaagaaaatttcttcatcctTGTTAAATGTCACAGATGAATTCTATAAAATAAGGTTACCGATTTCTATGAATAGAACACTAGCTAATATAGAAACCTTATTTTCCAAGTTTAATAAAACGGTCGCAGCTATTGAGGATCTTGTCGATTTGGATTCATTCGAAGAGATGGGACGTGAGCAACTctatgaattgaaattaaaatttgataatgttCATCCAAAGATCCAGGAAAAGCTTGCTGCATTACGTACTTCATACGAGTACCGtttcaatgaattgaattctttaCATCAAAGAAAACTACGAGCtcaaaagagaaaagaagaaaaagcaAAAAGACAACTGGAAAAGAAGTTAGCAAATGCCACAGAAACAATTCAAGGAGAATCAAGTTCTACGCTGACAAGTACTGAGACGGCGAAGGTTACTAAAGAATCGACTACCACAATTTTGTCTACTGATATGACTTCGAAAACCACTACAGTCAAATCCTCATctgattcttcttcttcgtcgtCATCACTATCACCATCACCTGCTTCTCCTAACCTCTCCTATAAAACCAAGAGAAAACCTGGAAAAAAGGCTAACGGGAAAAAAAGTAGATCCTCGAAGAGCTCTAGTAGTTCTACTATCATGCACGATGAACTGTGA
- the MUD2 gene encoding Mud2p (similar to Saccharomyces cerevisiae MUD2 (YKL074C); ancestral locus Anc_2.619) has translation MSSGNEHTLEELRSKIIASMGKKENPPAVIKGGNDDRLKRKRDEGSNGSGPRGKHDIPLGPRGVKAPSPVNRNMHQSLRNNAAGYPKGTQERLSVAGNQVQNRNGIYDRQERMKDDKGDDDRGFANGSYQADGRRRVRYTKRTPPQQPQPQQHQNTRPGASRDRNENRRYRRNDQMDTVRPRNDYHKGTWNSNNSNGRNNYKNSHNTYNNNGNKNKETIPNISRIPVQNSFMAPTIYPNITKSRSSCIIIVSSLKNASNDESEVGHTRILLKNSVETFLKGLKLEQDELKNFTIGPVDEDYCVFEFKSAKTTTMVLSCRSYFNKKLGLSNATWERPNDYIEPFDNLEKLCGGNVLTIEGLDDVKILDLESKIKELLQPYGIVTNCSMFPLMYKEETRDQQSVSQNEEPRNETEGEFTGCVILLFEENIDDKLEPFKTSMKYMRPNNGRLSQMTSAFTFFNLPHMAVENKHPESSILLLMNCVDPLDLKVPEFAQEIEETLRYTVDEVNDIKIIKPNIDYRLNFECIDQGVGNIYLRFTTVDAAKKAMEKLSGTQFNDRSILCSYVDEDDYKRTGVLRI, from the coding sequence ATGAGTTCTGGTAATGAACATACTCTAGAAGAGTTAAGATCCAAGATTATCGCGTCTATGGGGAAAAAAGAGAATCCACCAGCAGTCATTAAAGGTGGGAATGATGACCGcttgaaaaggaaaagagaTGAGGGCTCAAATGGTTCTGGTCCAAGAGGGAAACATGATATACCATTAGGCCCAAGGGGAGTGAAAGCTCCTTCTCCTGTCAATAGAAATATGCATCAGTCTTTGAGAAATAATGCAGCAGGGTATCCTAAAGGAACACAGGAAAGACTATCAGTTGCTGGTAACCAAGTACAAAATAGGAATGGGATCTATGATCGTCAAGAGAGAATGAAGGACGATAAGggtgatgatgatagaGGATTTGCTAATGGAAGTTACCAAGCCGATGGGAGAAGAAGAGTGAGATATACGAAAAGGACCCCACCACAACAACCACAACCACAGCAGCATCAAAATACAAGACCGGGGGCATCAAGAGACCGTAATGAAAATAGAAGGTACAGAAGAAATGATCAAATGGATACAGTAAGACCAAGAAATGATTACCACAAAGGTACTTGGAATAGCAACAACAGTAACGGCAGAAATAACTATAAAAATAGTCATAATACTTATAATAACAACGGCaataagaataaagaaACTATCCCAAATATCTCGAGAATCCCTGTACAGAATTCCTTTATGGCCCCTACAATCTACCCCAATATTACAAAATCAAGATCAAGTTGTATAATCATTGTGtcatcattgaaaaatgcatcaaatgatgaatctGAAGTGGGCCATACGAGAATTTTGTTAAAGAATTCGGTGGAAACATTTTTGAAAGGTTTGAAATTAGAACAagatgaattgaagaaCTTCACCATTGGGCCTGTCGATGAAGACTATTGtgtatttgaatttaaatcGGCGAAAACTACCACTATGGTATTGAGTTGTCGTTCATACTTTAATAAGAAACTGGGACTTTCTAATGCGACTTGGGAAAGACCTAACGATTACATTGAGccatttgataatttagaaaaattatgtGGTGGAAACGTTCTCACAATTGAAGGATTAGACGATGTCAAAATACTTGACCTTGAAAGTAAGATTAAGGAATTACTTCAGCCATACGGAATAGTAACCAATTGTTCAATGTTCCCATTGATGTATAAAGAGGAAACACGGGACCAACAATCTGTTTCCCAAAATGAGGAACCAAGAAATGAGACGGAAGGAGAATTCACCGGTTGTGTTATCCTATTGTTTGAAGAGAACATAGACGATAAGTTAGAGCCGTTCAAGActtcaatgaaatatatgaGACCCAATAACGGTCGTCTAAGTCAAATGACATCTGCCtttacttttttcaatttaccTCACATGGCTGTCGAAAATAAACATCCTGAATCTTCCATTCTACTATTGATGAATTGTGTTGATCCCTTGGATTTGAAAGTGCCAGAGTTTGctcaagaaattgaagaaactttGCGATATACTGTTGACGAAGTGAACGATATCAAGATCATTAAACCTAATATCGATTATAGGTTGAATTTTGAATGCATCGATCAAGGAGTGGGTAACATCTATTTAAGATTTACTACTGTGGATGCAGCTAAGAAGGCGATGGAGAAATTAAGTGGCACCCAATTTAATGATCGATCCATTTTATGTAGTTATGTTGACGAAGATGACTACAAAAGAACCGGTGTACTTCGAATCTAG
- the AAN1 gene encoding Aan1p (similar to Saccharomyces cerevisiae YKL075C; ancestral locus Anc_2.623), which produces MANSKEKLRIIEAHERSPVEGKGPVQDGKNTKSNAKSKDKKKYEQNERRSRRCRKRPLFNFQKDMQLKGTYYDVITSVKYINEKYGLRESYYVEKFIKCIHRKINHDVSRISDHYVNSLSPWVKVKFFFLLVTLCERGGPEYWFDKSDESKEPAKDPSSTNVSTLDSGNSTAVEEPAISSKNSDTSNGIAKESSSTNEDFISILKNSISPEFTLSELIMKQNINPDYNESTHDENYLYSSTWANFMEGLINHYLEKVIIPSSELKVCQQLYKPMMKIISLYNEYNELMEKSERNGFLSTPKETNSESTPTTTNDGEECDTASKKDSLDENEDVITQERLDRAQKLLWQAREDIPKTISKELTMLSEMYQTLSADEQDYELDEFVCCAEEYIETEYVPCLINVLFANCGTVNFWKIMLVLEPFFYYIEDLGEEDDDDEIGTEEPFDITGSTVITHNDTDANLTGAKIDNSKRVFSPDPRVMTLEKICKVAAKQKWI; this is translated from the coding sequence ATGGCAAACTCAAAGGAAAAACTTCGAATTATCGAGGCGCATGAGCGCTCACCTGTTGAGGGGAAAGGACCGGTGCAAGATGGGAAGAATACCAAAAGCAATGCTAAGAGTAAggacaaaaaaaagtatgAACAGAATGAGAGAAGATCAAGAAGGTGTAGGAAAAGACCCTTGTTTAATTTCCAGAAAGATATGCAACTTAAAGGTACTTATTACGATGTTATTACTTCtgttaaatatattaacgAGAAGTATGGCTTGAGAGAAAGTTATtatgttgaaaaattcatcaagTGCATTCATAGGAAAATTAATCATGACGTGAGTAGGATTTCTGATCATTACGTCAACTCTTTAAGTCCATGGGTTAAagtcaaattttttttcttgctGGTGACTTTATGTGAGAGAGGTGGTCCGGAGTATTGGTTTGACAAGAGTGATGAAAGTAAAGAGCCTGCCAAAGATCCATCGTCGACGAATGTTAGTACCCTGGATTCAGGTAATAGTACTGCTGTGGAAGAACCAGCGATTTCCTCGAAAAACAGTGATACTTCTAACGGAATCGCCAAGgaatcttcttcaacaaatgaagattttatttccattttgaaaaattccatTTCTCCTGAATTCACTTTAAGTGAATTAATCATGAAACAAAACATTAACCCTGATTATAATGAGAGTACACATGATGaaaattatctttattcatCTACTTGGGCAAATTTCATGGAGGGATTAATTAATCATTACTTAGAAAAAGTCATTATCCCATCCTCTGAATTAAAAGTTTGCCAACAATTATACAAACCTatgatgaaaattatttcattgtacaatgaatataatgaattgatgGAAAAAAGTGAACGAAATGGGTTCTTATCAACTCCTAAGGAGACAAATAGTGAAAGTACACCAACAACCACCAACGATGGGGAAGAATGTGATACTGCCAGCAAGAAGGATTCtcttgatgaaaatgaagatgtCATAACACAAGAAAGATTGGATAGAGCTCAAAAGTTATTATGGCAAGCTCGAGAAGATATTCCAAAGACGATAAGTAAAGAATTGACTATGTTGTCTGAAATGTATCAAACTTTATCAGCAGATGAACAAGATTatgaattagatgaattCGTATGTTGCGctgaagaatatattgaaactGAATATGTACCATGTCTGATTAATGTTTTGTTTGCGAATTGTGGAACTGtaaatttttggaaaattatGCTAGTCTTGgaaccatttttttattatatcgAAGATTTaggagaagaagatgatgatgatgaaattggtACGGAAGAACCATTCGATATTACTGGCTCGACAGTTATCACTCATAATGATACAGATGCTAATCTTACGGGAGCTAAAATTGATAACAGTAAACGAGTCTTTAGCCCTGATCCAAGAGTCATGACGCTAGAGAAAATCTGCAAAGTTGCTGCTAAACAAAAATGGATTTAA
- the PSG1 gene encoding Psg1p (similar to Saccharomyces cerevisiae YKL077W; ancestral locus Anc_2.624) — protein sequence MKLTLSSLFLSSLSISLLGKGALAYKQVHRPNEKETTSEEAKPWLRTVYDTQVEIVTPTVIAGVTFSGKPLPTPDPLEPWVSLKKDGTPQTIKPEVKNGRTKKGRPNYSTYFKTATVVTYSYEQLKAHNMDPNDVYEEEVYLDEDDTYVSLNPVIRCTPERYFFKGLAKDISSEPFCTPRENSQWKVGKTYFVSWFTQFFDDEHSGTVIDKVRVHLSYVKEKASDKGYHKRDIPATFFSSEWVKNVDGMYPIEVDEDWLQGQYERRIVVSVQPFNVPDDEFNPLERGVLLYMILGSKVAKTTKEEWAMIDAGISDDKWYYVALTIPTLVVVVCVAIYFFLHFNGRYRDFSDVTQRALASRHRIIGKVSEMKKFRKMKNHRYDELPSYNKRKTK from the coding sequence ATGAAACTCACATTAAGTTCATTGTTCCTTAGCTCCCTCTCCATCTCTCTCTTGGGGAAAGGAGCCTTAGCTTATAAACAGGTCCATCGTCCTAATGAGAAGGAAACCACATCAGAAGAGGCCAAACCATGGCTTCGTACCGTCTATGATACACAAGTGGAAATAGTGACACCAACAGTCATTGCAGGTGTCACATTCTCAGGGAAACCGCTTCCAACTCCTGATCCATTGGAACCATGGGTCTCGTTGAAGAAAGATGGTACTCCTCAAACCATTAAGCCAGAAGTGAAAAATGGTCGTACTAAGAAGGGCAGACCTAATTATTCCACTTATTTCAAGACTGCAACTGTTGTTACTTATTCATACGAACAATTGAAAGCTCATAATATGGACCCAAATGATGTttatgaagaagaagtttatttagatgaagatgatacaTATGTCTCGCTGAATCCAGTTATTAGATGTACACCAGAGCGTTATTTCTTCAAGGGTTTAGCCAAGGATATTTCAAGTGAACCATTTTGTACACCTCGTGAAAATTCTCAATGGAAAGTTGGTAAAACGTATTTTGTTTCATGGTTTACTCAAttttttgatgatgaacatTCTGGTACTGTTATTGATAAAGTCCGTGTTCATTTATCTTATGTGAAAGAAAAAGCCAGTGATAAAGGTTATCATAAAAGAGATATTCCAGCCACATTTTTTTCCTCTGAATGGGTCAAAAATGTCGATGGTATGTATCCTATTGAAGTTGATGAAGATTGGTTACAAGGACAATATGAGCGTAGAATTGTTGTCTCTGTTCAACCTTTCAATGTTccagatgatgaatttaatcCATTAGAACGTGGTGTCTTGttatatatgatattaGGTTCTAAAGTGGCCAAGACAACGAAAGAAGAATGGGCTATGATCGATGCTGGTATTAGTGATGATAAATGGTATTATGTTGCATTGACTATACCAACTCTTGTCGTTGTTGTTTGTGTGGcgatttatttcttcttacATTTCAATGGACGTTATAGAGATTTCTCAGATGTTACTCAAAGGGCTTTGGCTAGTAGACATCGTATTATTGGTAAAGTTTCTGAAATGAAGAAGTTCaggaagatgaaaaatcatAGATATGACGAACTACCAAGTTATAATAAGAGAAAAACGAAATAA
- the SEN15 gene encoding Sen15p (similar to Saccharomyces cerevisiae SEN15 (YMR059W); ancestral locus Anc_2.625), whose product MSAVYNRSEIEELVRNNLLQFHLWTEVTVATETLSWKESNIRLLTGRPPHKLSNDDEDVMTEYVLPVEMSQYKTSYLTLEFLDKIFDNLCPENTKRLTLAIINDDGTTVFYFVYKGIHKPKKN is encoded by the coding sequence ATGTCCGCTGTTTACAATAGAtcagaaattgaagaactCGTGAGGAATAATTTGCTACAGTTCCACCTATGGACTGAAGTGACTGTCGCTACAGAGACTCTATCATGGAAAGAAAGTAACATAAGATTGTTAACTGGTAGACCGCCACATAAACTATCTAATGACGATGAGGACGTAATGACAGAATATGTCTTGCCTGTGGAAATGTCCCAATATAAAACAAGTTACTTGACTTTGGAGTTTTTGGACAAAATATTCGACAATTTATGCCCTGAAAACACCAAGAGGTTGACTTTAGCCATTataaatgatgatggtaCCACGGTTTTCTATTTTGTATATAAAGGAATACACAAACcgaagaagaattaa